One stretch of Alcaligenes aquatilis DNA includes these proteins:
- the ectA gene encoding diaminobutyrate acetyltransferase: protein MTAIDPAPSDPALILRAPQLRDAAAIHQLIADSPPLDLNSEYLYLLLSEHFSQTCVIAQRGEQIDGFISAYFLPDRPDVLFVWQVAVHERARGRRLGQAMLEHLRERLRGRSLRYLETTVSPGNRASRGLFAAMARRWGVPMQEQEFFDTALFADQAHEAEPLLRIGPLDSG, encoded by the coding sequence GTGACTGCCATCGATCCTGCCCCCAGTGACCCGGCGCTGATCCTGCGAGCGCCTCAATTGCGCGATGCTGCTGCAATCCATCAACTGATTGCCGACAGTCCGCCATTGGATCTGAATTCTGAATATCTCTATTTGCTGCTCAGCGAGCACTTTTCCCAGACCTGCGTTATCGCGCAGCGTGGGGAACAAATAGACGGTTTCATCTCTGCCTACTTTCTCCCCGACCGTCCCGATGTGCTCTTTGTGTGGCAAGTTGCCGTGCATGAGCGCGCCCGCGGGCGTCGTCTGGGGCAGGCCATGCTGGAGCACTTACGAGAGCGTTTGCGTGGTCGTTCCCTGCGCTATCTGGAAACGACGGTCAGCCCCGGGAACCGGGCGTCGCGCGGCTTGTTTGCGGCCATGGCACGGCGTTGGGGTGTGCCCATGCAGGAACAGGAATTTTTTGATACCGCCTTGTTTGCCGATCAGGCTCACGAGGCAGAACCTCTATTACGAATCGGCCCCTTGGACTCTGGATAA
- the ectB gene encoding diaminobutyrate--2-oxoglutarate transaminase, which yields MTDLKIFDRMESEVRGYVRSFPVIFNKARGSVLEDESGRQYIDFFSGAGTLNYGHNNPHLKEKLIEYLNTDGLVHGLDMATSAKKYFLETVDKILLKPRGWNYRLQFTGPTGTNAVEAALKLARQVKGRQNVISFTHGFHGVSTGSLAVTANSKFRSAAGVALGNTSFMPYDGYLGPDVNTMAYLERLLEDPSSGLDHPAAVIVETVQGEGGVNVATQRWLRELQRLCREHDMLLIVDDIQVGCGRTGRFFSFEQAGISPDIITLSKSLSGFGLPMSLVLLRPELDVWKPSAHNGTFRGNNLAFVTAAQALESYWANEDFEAEIQGKERQVRDWLENLVHSYPDRGLSVRGRGLIQGLVTPPGAGLANEIAAQAFKQGLVVETSGAHDEVLKLLPALTISNEELTQGLDIIERSVAQCLSKRGSQAKILKIGGAR from the coding sequence ATGACTGATTTAAAAATATTCGACCGGATGGAGTCTGAAGTACGGGGCTACGTCCGGTCCTTCCCGGTCATTTTCAACAAAGCCCGAGGCTCGGTTTTGGAGGACGAGTCAGGTCGGCAATACATCGATTTTTTCAGTGGGGCCGGTACGCTCAACTACGGGCACAACAACCCCCATCTGAAAGAAAAGCTGATTGAATACCTGAACACCGACGGCTTGGTACATGGTTTGGACATGGCCACCAGCGCCAAGAAGTATTTTCTTGAAACGGTGGATAAAATTCTGCTCAAACCACGCGGGTGGAACTACCGCTTGCAGTTTACCGGGCCGACGGGCACCAATGCCGTGGAGGCGGCGTTAAAACTGGCACGCCAGGTCAAGGGTCGCCAGAATGTGATTTCCTTTACGCACGGTTTCCACGGCGTCAGCACGGGTTCCCTGGCAGTGACGGCGAATTCCAAGTTTCGTAGTGCAGCAGGTGTCGCCCTTGGCAATACCTCGTTCATGCCCTATGACGGGTACTTGGGCCCGGACGTCAATACGATGGCTTATCTGGAACGTTTGCTGGAAGATCCCAGCAGTGGTTTGGACCATCCTGCCGCGGTCATCGTGGAAACCGTGCAAGGTGAAGGGGGCGTGAACGTTGCCACACAGCGTTGGTTGCGTGAGCTGCAACGTCTGTGCCGCGAGCACGATATGTTGCTGATTGTCGATGACATTCAGGTCGGCTGCGGGCGTACTGGCCGTTTCTTCAGTTTCGAGCAGGCCGGTATCAGCCCTGACATTATTACCTTGTCCAAATCCTTGTCTGGCTTTGGCTTGCCCATGTCCCTGGTCTTGCTGCGTCCTGAGCTGGATGTGTGGAAGCCCAGCGCCCATAACGGTACCTTCCGTGGCAATAACCTGGCGTTCGTGACCGCCGCTCAAGCCCTGGAAAGTTACTGGGCCAACGAGGACTTTGAAGCCGAGATCCAGGGTAAAGAGCGCCAAGTGCGCGATTGGCTGGAAAATCTGGTGCACAGCTACCCCGATCGTGGCTTGAGTGTGCGTGGTCGCGGCCTGATCCAAGGTCTGGTGACCCCACCCGGTGCTGGTCTGGCCAATGAAATTGCCGCACAGGCTTTCAAGCAGGGTTTGGTGGTTGAAACGTCGGGCGCCCATGACGAAGTTCTGAAGCTGCTGCCTGCGCTGACGATCAGCAATGAAGAGCT